The Virgibacillus siamensis genome includes a region encoding these proteins:
- a CDS encoding ABC transporter substrate-binding protein encodes MKKVLFMAVMFVGIMMLAACGSNESSGAENAGGSSDNSGEKTYTIGATQILEHPSLDAAYKGFKKAIDDAGLNVEYDYQSAQNDMNNVNTISSKFVADGVDLIFANSTPSALGALQATKDIPILFTSVTDPVGAGLVDAMDKPGKNITGVTDLHPDAIKKTVEFIDKYFEGASVGLIYNSGEQNSVSQIEAVKKAAEGTSLSFEERTVANSSEVQQAASTVVSEVDVIYIVTDNTVVSALETVVGVANEQDIPLIVGEPNSLEKGGFATYGIDYYDIGYRTGEMAVQILTGKKKPSDIPVEYPPKIELYVNKKAAEKQGIEWNSDWDDAKFVEEK; translated from the coding sequence ATGAAGAAAGTCTTATTTATGGCAGTAATGTTCGTTGGGATCATGATGCTGGCTGCATGTGGCTCCAATGAATCATCAGGTGCAGAAAACGCTGGCGGCAGCAGTGACAATTCCGGTGAAAAAACCTATACAATCGGAGCGACTCAAATCCTTGAGCATCCTTCGCTTGATGCAGCATATAAAGGTTTTAAAAAAGCAATTGATGATGCCGGATTGAACGTGGAATATGATTATCAAAGTGCGCAAAACGATATGAACAATGTAAATACTATCAGCAGTAAATTTGTTGCTGATGGTGTTGATCTTATTTTTGCCAACTCCACCCCAAGTGCACTTGGCGCTCTGCAGGCAACAAAAGATATACCTATTCTTTTCACATCTGTCACAGACCCGGTTGGTGCAGGGTTGGTGGATGCGATGGACAAACCCGGAAAAAATATAACCGGAGTTACGGATTTGCATCCGGATGCAATCAAGAAAACAGTGGAATTTATTGATAAATACTTTGAAGGTGCCTCCGTCGGTTTAATATACAATTCCGGGGAACAAAATTCCGTTTCGCAGATTGAAGCTGTAAAGAAAGCTGCTGAGGGTACAAGTCTCAGTTTTGAGGAGCGTACAGTTGCCAACTCTTCTGAAGTCCAGCAGGCAGCATCAACTGTTGTGAGTGAAGTAGATGTCATCTACATTGTAACGGATAATACGGTTGTTTCCGCCCTTGAAACTGTTGTCGGTGTTGCCAACGAACAGGATATTCCATTAATTGTCGGGGAACCGAATTCCCTTGAAAAAGGCGGGTTTGCAACATATGGGATAGACTATTATGACATCGGATATCGTACCGGTGAAATGGCTGTTCAGATTCTGACAGGTAAAAAGAAACCTTCAGACATTCCGGTTGAATATCCTCCTAAGATCGAATTGTACGTTAATAAGAAAGCTGCAGAGAAGCAAGGTATTGAGTGGAACAGCGATTGGGATGACGCTAAGTTTGTAGAAGAAAAATAG
- a CDS encoding enoyl-CoA hydratase-related protein encodes MSTVLLEKKDAIAWVTINREEVLNCLDYITLSRLRDVVEEIHLDPDVRVVVFTGAGNKAFSAGADLKERKNLNETDTRRNVNAIRDVFNRIASLTQPTIAAVNGYAFGGGFELMLACDFSIAAEDVMMGLTETNWAIIPGAGGTQRLPRVIGEMKAKELIFTSKKFSAAEALEMGLILKVVKHEKLYDACIQLASDMMKNGPVAIKQAKFAISNGMKTDLQTGLEIESKAYELTIPTEDRLEALTAFHEKRKPEFKGK; translated from the coding sequence ATGTCAACGGTTCTTTTGGAGAAAAAAGACGCTATTGCATGGGTTACCATAAACAGGGAAGAAGTACTTAATTGCCTGGATTATATAACACTTTCAAGACTGCGGGATGTTGTCGAAGAGATTCATCTTGATCCGGATGTTAGGGTTGTTGTTTTTACGGGGGCTGGAAATAAAGCATTTAGTGCCGGCGCTGATTTGAAAGAACGCAAAAATCTGAACGAAACGGATACCCGAAGGAATGTTAATGCCATTCGGGATGTATTCAACCGTATCGCATCACTAACACAGCCGACAATAGCTGCTGTTAATGGGTATGCTTTCGGCGGGGGCTTTGAACTGATGCTCGCCTGTGATTTTTCCATTGCGGCAGAGGACGTAATGATGGGATTGACAGAAACGAACTGGGCAATCATTCCAGGGGCGGGTGGTACACAGCGTCTTCCACGAGTAATCGGGGAGATGAAAGCTAAGGAATTGATTTTTACGTCGAAGAAATTCTCTGCTGCTGAGGCACTGGAGATGGGGCTGATATTAAAGGTAGTGAAACATGAAAAATTGTATGATGCATGTATCCAGCTGGCATCTGACATGATGAAGAATGGTCCGGTCGCCATCAAACAGGCAAAATTCGCAATCTCAAACGGAATGAAAACGGATTTGCAAACCGGACTAGAAATTGAATCGAAGGCTTATGAGTTAACGATACCGACCGAAGACCGGCTTGAGGCACTTACAGCGTTTCATGAAAAACGGAAACCGGAATTTAAAGGAAAGTGA
- a CDS encoding NAD(P)H-dependent flavin oxidoreductase codes for MNPICKTLEIAHPIIQGGMGNISNAKLAAAVSEAGGLGTIGCGTMNPETVGKIIEETKKLTDKPFAVNIAINVSDYTNQLIQMVIDHDVPIVSLSAGNPAGYISILQEKNIKVLTVVASVKHAKKAEAAGADIIVVEGFEAAGINSSLELTTFTLIPQVSSNVNIPVIAAGGIGDGRGLAAALTLGASGVQLGTSLITTKEAPFHENYKKQLVASEGTGTVLIGRSYGRMRRILNTSYAKRLQELEKNGMTSDEYMHLTSEVQHLQGALDGDLENGFMNAGQVTGLIERVLTVRELIDGMVSGAKEQLNITSDLLN; via the coding sequence ATGAATCCGATTTGCAAGACACTTGAAATAGCCCACCCGATTATTCAAGGGGGAATGGGAAACATCAGCAATGCAAAACTGGCTGCAGCTGTATCAGAGGCAGGGGGACTTGGTACCATCGGCTGCGGAACAATGAATCCTGAAACAGTCGGAAAAATTATTGAAGAAACAAAAAAACTTACGGACAAACCGTTTGCCGTTAATATTGCGATAAATGTTTCGGATTATACAAATCAGTTAATCCAAATGGTGATTGACCATGATGTACCGATTGTTTCTTTGTCAGCCGGGAATCCAGCCGGCTACATTTCCATTCTTCAGGAAAAAAATATTAAAGTTCTGACGGTTGTTGCTTCCGTGAAGCATGCTAAAAAAGCAGAAGCAGCAGGCGCCGACATCATAGTTGTTGAAGGATTTGAAGCTGCGGGGATTAATTCCAGCCTTGAACTGACAACGTTCACACTGATTCCGCAGGTTAGCAGCAATGTGAATATACCGGTCATTGCAGCCGGGGGTATTGGTGATGGAAGAGGACTGGCTGCGGCATTAACGCTTGGGGCAAGCGGTGTGCAGCTTGGTACATCCCTTATTACGACTAAAGAAGCACCATTTCACGAAAATTATAAGAAGCAGCTTGTTGCATCGGAAGGGACTGGAACGGTATTAATTGGCAGGTCTTATGGCAGGATGCGCCGGATTTTGAATACCTCTTATGCCAAAAGGCTTCAGGAACTTGAGAAAAATGGAATGACCTCGGACGAATATATGCACCTGACATCAGAGGTACAGCATTTGCAAGGGGCATTGGATGGAGATTTGGAAAATGGATTTATGAACGCCGGACAGGTAACCGGACTAATTGAACGTGTGCTGACCGTCAGGGAACTAATCGACGGAATGGTGAGCGGGGCAAAGGAACAATTAAATATTACTTCAGATTTACTGAATTAA
- a CDS encoding acetyl-CoA C-acyltransferase, with protein MKEVVIVDAVRTPIGRYRGALKQVRPDDLGAVVIKALLDRNPELPAAEIEDVVLGNANQAGEDNRNVARMAGLLAGLPVQVGGTTINRLCGSSLDAVMYAARAVAVGDGDIYIAGGTESMTRAPMVMAKPDKAFPRGNQELFDTTIGWRFINPVLEKMYGTDSMPQTAENVAEQFEISREEQDEFAFKSQMRAKKAMDTNRFADEIVPVTYTDRKTGTITVDTDEHPRPETSSEKLAKLKPLFEDGTITAGNASGINDGAAALLIMSADRAKKLGLKPLVKYVAGAAAGLEPRIMGLGPIYASRKAMKRSGLAMEDIDLVELNEAFASQSIECMRQLELDQGKVNVNGGAIAFGHPLGASGARILTTLIHQMKKEEAGYGLATMCVGVGQGIATIVENVQE; from the coding sequence ATGAAAGAAGTCGTCATTGTCGATGCAGTCCGAACACCGATTGGCCGGTATCGGGGGGCATTAAAACAGGTTCGGCCGGATGATCTTGGTGCGGTAGTAATCAAAGCATTGCTGGACCGGAATCCGGAACTTCCGGCAGCGGAAATTGAAGATGTTGTCCTCGGCAATGCCAATCAGGCGGGCGAAGATAATCGGAACGTCGCCCGTATGGCCGGGCTGCTTGCCGGACTGCCTGTTCAGGTTGGGGGAACAACGATTAATCGTCTGTGCGGATCAAGCCTTGATGCGGTTATGTATGCGGCAAGGGCTGTTGCTGTTGGTGACGGGGATATTTATATTGCCGGCGGGACAGAAAGCATGACACGGGCACCAATGGTCATGGCTAAGCCAGACAAAGCGTTTCCCCGGGGGAATCAGGAATTGTTTGATACAACAATTGGCTGGCGGTTTATTAACCCTGTCCTTGAGAAAATGTACGGGACAGATTCCATGCCGCAAACCGCGGAAAATGTCGCTGAACAATTTGAGATAAGCAGAGAAGAGCAGGACGAATTTGCGTTCAAAAGCCAGATGCGGGCGAAAAAGGCAATGGATACGAACCGGTTCGCTGATGAAATCGTCCCTGTTACATATACAGACCGGAAAACCGGCACGATTACCGTGGATACAGATGAGCATCCACGCCCGGAAACATCTTCGGAAAAGCTGGCGAAACTAAAACCGTTGTTTGAAGACGGTACAATTACGGCCGGCAATGCCTCAGGGATCAACGACGGTGCCGCTGCACTGCTTATTATGAGTGCCGATCGGGCAAAAAAACTGGGGCTGAAGCCGTTAGTCAAATATGTTGCCGGTGCCGCTGCAGGCCTTGAGCCGCGAATCATGGGACTGGGTCCGATTTACGCCAGCCGGAAAGCGATGAAACGATCCGGTTTGGCAATGGAAGATATTGATTTGGTCGAATTAAATGAAGCCTTTGCTTCCCAGTCAATTGAATGCATGCGCCAGCTGGAACTTGATCAGGGAAAGGTGAATGTCAATGGCGGCGCAATCGCATTCGGCCATCCACTTGGTGCAAGCGGTGCACGGATTTTGACAACGCTCATTCATCAAATGAAAAAGGAAGAGGCGGGATATGGTTTAGCTACGATGTGTGTTGGCGTCGGTCAGGGTATTGCAACAATTGTGGAAAATGTGCAGGAATAG
- the pdhA gene encoding pyruvate dehydrogenase (acetyl-transferring) E1 component subunit alpha, whose protein sequence is MVSDYPIKRIMDDEGKLVDEAYGSKLDSALVEKLFYHMSRIRTFDQKAISLQRQGRIGTYPPFGGQEAAQVGSALAMGDGDWIFPTYRDHGATLTYGVDMTRMFLYWNGRTEGCVPPAGKNIFPPAVPIASQIPHAVGASWAEKRKKTDRVAIAYFGDGATSQGDFHEGLNFASVFQTPTVFFNQNNGYAISVPFEKQTNSKTVAQKAAGFDMRSVRIDGNDCFAVYLETKKAVELARSGKGPTLIEAVTWRVGAHTTADDPSKYRPADKGSDIADPLSRIEQYMKTYGIWDEKKVSELKASLKNEVDQAIEAMEAYPQAKAEDMFDHIFAELPKQLLEQKETCLSLAVKND, encoded by the coding sequence ATGGTGTCAGATTATCCGATCAAGCGAATCATGGATGATGAAGGAAAACTTGTCGATGAAGCTTACGGGTCCAAGCTGGATTCCGCACTTGTTGAAAAACTGTTTTATCATATGTCCCGGATACGAACGTTCGATCAGAAAGCAATCAGCTTGCAGCGTCAGGGCAGAATTGGAACGTATCCGCCATTTGGCGGGCAGGAAGCAGCACAAGTGGGAAGTGCATTGGCGATGGGGGATGGTGACTGGATTTTTCCGACATACCGTGACCATGGTGCAACACTGACATATGGTGTGGATATGACACGAATGTTTTTATATTGGAATGGCCGCACGGAAGGATGTGTCCCCCCTGCCGGAAAGAATATTTTCCCGCCTGCTGTTCCAATTGCCAGTCAGATTCCACATGCAGTCGGGGCTTCGTGGGCTGAAAAAAGAAAAAAAACGGACCGCGTGGCAATTGCTTATTTTGGGGACGGTGCAACATCGCAAGGTGATTTCCATGAAGGCTTAAATTTTGCAAGTGTATTCCAAACTCCGACGGTATTTTTTAACCAGAATAACGGGTATGCAATTTCAGTCCCATTTGAAAAACAGACAAACTCCAAAACAGTGGCACAAAAGGCCGCCGGATTTGATATGCGAAGTGTTCGGATTGATGGTAATGATTGCTTTGCTGTTTACTTGGAAACAAAAAAAGCAGTCGAGCTTGCCCGCTCCGGAAAGGGCCCAACACTAATCGAAGCTGTCACATGGCGAGTCGGTGCACATACAACCGCAGACGACCCCAGTAAATACAGACCAGCAGATAAAGGTTCGGATATTGCTGATCCACTCTCACGTATTGAACAATATATGAAAACATATGGTATATGGGATGAGAAGAAAGTTTCTGAATTGAAAGCATCACTTAAAAATGAAGTAGATCAGGCAATTGAAGCAATGGAAGCATATCCCCAAGCGAAAGCGGAAGATATGTTTGACCATATATTTGCGGAGCTTCCGAAACAGCTTTTGGAGCAGAAGGAAACTTGTCTTTCATTGGCGGTTAAGAATGATTAA
- a CDS encoding ABC transporter permease encodes MFLSLFNAVELGVIYAIMALGVYLSFRILDFPDLTVDGSFVTGAAVAAISIMNGVNPIVASCLAAFAGFLAGCITGFLHAKGNINALLSGILMMIALYSINLRIMGQPTLSLLSETTVFKQLESFWESTGLDPILNGLFTFFGANNVPPTWSIVLVMIVVTMAIKFLTDYYLKTEVGLALRATGDNQIMIRSLSANTDTLIIVGIGISNGLVAFSGGLIAQHGGFADVNMGIGMIIIGLASVIIGEALFGTKTIARATLAVIGGAIIYRIVVAMALRVGFLETGDMKMITALLVIVALVAPKFIQARKEKKRRIAKRVKLRQNEAEEVHKGA; translated from the coding sequence ATGTTTCTATCATTATTTAACGCGGTCGAATTAGGGGTTATTTATGCAATTATGGCTTTAGGCGTCTACTTGTCCTTCCGCATTCTGGATTTCCCCGATTTGACGGTTGACGGAAGTTTTGTTACAGGGGCAGCAGTCGCTGCCATTTCCATTATGAATGGGGTCAATCCAATCGTCGCAAGTTGTTTAGCTGCATTTGCCGGGTTTCTGGCAGGATGTATTACGGGGTTTCTGCATGCAAAGGGAAATATCAATGCATTGCTTTCAGGTATTTTGATGATGATTGCACTTTACTCTATTAATTTGCGAATCATGGGGCAGCCAACTTTATCCCTCTTAAGTGAAACAACCGTATTTAAGCAGCTTGAGTCTTTTTGGGAATCAACAGGTCTTGATCCGATATTGAACGGTTTGTTTACGTTTTTCGGGGCGAATAATGTTCCGCCGACATGGAGCATTGTTCTTGTCATGATTGTTGTAACAATGGCGATTAAATTTCTGACGGATTATTATTTAAAGACGGAAGTAGGGCTTGCGCTTCGTGCGACAGGGGACAACCAGATTATGATCAGGAGTTTATCGGCGAATACAGATACCCTGATTATTGTCGGCATTGGAATTTCCAATGGACTCGTTGCATTTTCAGGCGGATTGATTGCTCAGCATGGCGGGTTTGCTGATGTTAATATGGGAATTGGAATGATTATAATTGGGCTTGCCTCCGTAATAATCGGGGAAGCGCTGTTTGGCACCAAAACAATAGCACGGGCAACGTTGGCCGTAATTGGCGGGGCCATCATCTACCGAATTGTAGTAGCAATGGCACTGCGGGTTGGATTTTTGGAAACAGGTGATATGAAAATGATTACGGCCCTGCTCGTTATTGTGGCTCTTGTTGCACCAAAATTTATTCAGGCGCGAAAAGAGAAGAAACGCCGCATAGCAAAGCGAGTTAAGCTACGTCAGAACGAAGCAGAGGAGGTGCATAAGGGTGCTTAA
- a CDS encoding Leu/Phe/Val dehydrogenase, with translation MGIVKDSSITEDFVLLDKMSGHEQVVFCNDPATGLQAIIAIHNTTLGPALGGCRMRPYNSLEEALDDVLRLAEGMTYKCAAADVDFGGGKAVIIGDPKTDKTPELFRSFGQYVESLGGRFYTGTDMGTNMEDFVYALKETNNIVGVPEVYGGGGDSSVPTAKGVLYGLQATNQVLFGNNSLSGAVYAIQGLGKVGFKVAEGLLEEGAEIYVTDISDDHVRAIMKKAESAPGIARYVPSDEIYSREADIFVPCAFGGVINDQTINELKVKAIAGSANNQLQTEQHGVELAKRGILYAPDYIINSGGLIQVADELYGANKERVLIKTKEIYNTLLNVYHQAKIGGQSTIEAANHICEKVLETRGRRNNFYTRAVKPKWDIRN, from the coding sequence ATGGGGATAGTAAAGGATTCATCCATCACGGAAGATTTTGTACTGCTTGACAAAATGTCCGGACATGAACAGGTTGTTTTCTGTAATGATCCCGCAACCGGATTACAGGCAATTATTGCGATACATAATACAACACTTGGTCCAGCATTGGGCGGTTGCCGGATGCGTCCATATAACTCTTTGGAGGAAGCACTTGACGATGTGCTTCGTCTGGCAGAAGGGATGACTTATAAATGTGCGGCTGCAGATGTTGACTTTGGCGGAGGAAAAGCAGTCATTATCGGTGACCCGAAAACAGATAAAACACCGGAACTGTTTCGCAGTTTTGGTCAGTATGTGGAGTCGCTTGGGGGGCGTTTTTATACCGGAACAGACATGGGGACAAATATGGAAGACTTTGTATATGCCCTTAAAGAAACCAACAATATTGTCGGTGTTCCGGAAGTATATGGCGGCGGAGGTGATTCATCCGTTCCGACTGCCAAAGGGGTATTATATGGACTGCAGGCAACAAATCAGGTGCTGTTTGGAAATAACTCCCTTTCCGGTGCAGTCTATGCTATACAAGGTCTTGGGAAAGTCGGATTTAAGGTAGCGGAAGGGCTGCTGGAAGAAGGGGCGGAAATTTATGTGACTGACATCAGTGATGATCATGTTCGCGCCATTATGAAAAAGGCTGAATCTGCCCCCGGTATAGCCAGATATGTTCCAAGTGATGAAATTTATTCCCGGGAGGCTGATATTTTTGTTCCATGCGCATTCGGCGGCGTTATTAATGATCAGACAATAAACGAATTGAAAGTAAAGGCTATTGCCGGATCTGCAAATAATCAGCTGCAGACCGAACAGCACGGGGTGGAACTGGCCAAAAGAGGGATTTTATACGCGCCCGATTACATTATCAACTCAGGCGGGCTGATACAGGTTGCCGATGAATTGTATGGTGCGAATAAGGAACGGGTGCTGATAAAAACGAAAGAGATATACAATACCCTTCTTAACGTATACCATCAGGCAAAAATAGGCGGTCAGTCAACCATCGAAGCAGCAAATCATATTTGCGAAAAAGTTTTGGAAACAAGGGGGAGACGAAATAACTTTTACACCCGGGCAGTTAAACCTAAATGGGATATCCGGAATTAA
- a CDS encoding diacylglycerol kinase — MKNARIIYNPTSGREVFKRELATVLERFEVAGYETSAHATTSEGDAIKAAKIAVERQFDLVVAVGGDGTINEVINGLAEQEYRPKLGIIPTGTTNDFARALSIPRDIKKAIDIILDGQSMFLDIGRVNDQYFMNIAGGGKLTELTYEVPSKLKTMLGQLAYYMKGIEMLPSLKPTRAKIEYDGNVIDEDIMLFLVSNTNSVGGFEKLAPDAKANDGYFDLIIIKNANLAEFVRIASLALRGAHLEDKHIIYAKAKEVNVTTDEKMQLNIDGEFGGLLPGKFMNLQQHIEFFVPDKFVEKERAAAEMEEGPLSQ; from the coding sequence ATGAAGAATGCACGTATTATATATAATCCAACATCCGGCCGGGAAGTATTTAAACGAGAACTGGCAACCGTTCTGGAGCGTTTTGAAGTTGCCGGATATGAAACATCTGCACACGCAACGACAAGTGAAGGTGATGCCATTAAAGCTGCGAAAATTGCTGTAGAGCGGCAGTTTGATCTGGTTGTTGCTGTCGGCGGTGATGGTACAATAAATGAAGTCATTAACGGACTTGCGGAGCAGGAATACCGTCCAAAACTCGGGATTATTCCCACAGGTACCACGAATGACTTTGCCAGGGCGTTATCCATTCCCCGCGATATTAAAAAAGCGATTGATATTATATTGGATGGGCAGTCAATGTTTCTTGACATCGGGCGGGTCAATGACCAATATTTCATGAACATAGCTGGCGGCGGAAAGCTGACAGAATTGACATATGAGGTGCCAAGCAAATTAAAGACGATGCTTGGACAGTTGGCATATTATATGAAGGGCATTGAAATGCTTCCTTCTTTGAAACCAACCAGGGCAAAAATTGAATATGATGGTAATGTGATTGATGAGGATATTATGCTTTTTCTTGTTTCCAACACCAATTCTGTTGGGGGATTTGAAAAGCTGGCACCAGATGCCAAAGCAAACGACGGCTACTTTGATCTGATCATAATTAAGAACGCCAATTTGGCTGAATTCGTGCGCATTGCCAGCCTGGCATTACGGGGAGCCCACCTTGAGGATAAACATATTATTTATGCCAAGGCAAAGGAAGTAAATGTGACAACCGATGAAAAAATGCAGTTGAATATAGACGGTGAATTTGGTGGCTTGCTTCCGGGAAAATTCATGAATCTGCAGCAGCATATCGAATTCTTTGTTCCGGACAAATTTGTAGAGAAAGAAAGAGCTGCCGCTGAAATGGAAGAAGGTCCGTTATCCCAATGA
- a CDS encoding alpha-ketoacid dehydrogenase subunit beta: protein MQQPGAVKPMTMIQAINDGMKTMLDLDETTLVLGEDVGKNGGVFRATDGLQEQFGEDRVVDTPLAESGIIGTSVGLAVNGFKPIAEIQFMGFIYPAYNQIMTHVSRIRMKTMGHYSVPMVIRAPYGAGIRAPEVHSDSMETIFTHMPGLKVVCPSSPVQAKGLLIAAIEDPDPVLFLEPMHNYRASREDVPSRKYKTEIGKGRRVKEGNDVSVIAWGAMIPVVEKAVKKAEQIGITCDIIDLQTLYPLDRDIIAESVQKTGRAVIVHEAHATGGFGEHIMSTINDTSFLYLRAPIERVAGYDVPVPFFALEDYYLPSAERVLQQIEKAFRF, encoded by the coding sequence ATGCAACAACCTGGAGCAGTTAAACCGATGACAATGATTCAGGCAATCAATGACGGGATGAAAACAATGCTGGACCTGGATGAAACTACATTGGTTCTTGGGGAGGACGTAGGTAAAAACGGCGGTGTTTTCCGTGCAACTGATGGGCTTCAGGAACAGTTCGGGGAGGATCGGGTTGTCGACACCCCTCTTGCTGAATCGGGGATTATTGGCACTTCTGTCGGGCTTGCAGTAAATGGATTTAAGCCAATTGCAGAGATTCAGTTTATGGGATTTATTTATCCGGCATATAACCAGATTATGACACATGTCTCCCGAATCCGTATGAAAACGATGGGCCATTATAGTGTTCCAATGGTAATCAGGGCTCCGTATGGTGCGGGTATTCGCGCGCCTGAAGTACATTCCGACAGTATGGAGACGATTTTCACTCATATGCCGGGCCTCAAAGTGGTCTGCCCATCATCACCTGTGCAGGCAAAAGGGCTGCTGATCGCAGCAATAGAAGATCCCGATCCGGTTCTGTTTCTTGAACCGATGCACAATTATCGTGCTTCAAGGGAAGATGTGCCGTCTCGTAAATATAAAACGGAGATTGGAAAAGGACGGAGAGTCAAGGAAGGAAACGATGTCAGTGTTATTGCCTGGGGGGCAATGATACCTGTTGTGGAAAAGGCAGTAAAAAAAGCCGAACAAATAGGGATTACCTGTGATATAATCGATTTACAAACTTTATACCCGCTTGACCGGGATATCATTGCCGAATCCGTTCAAAAAACGGGCAGAGCAGTGATTGTCCATGAAGCACATGCAACAGGAGGATTCGGAGAACATATTATGTCGACCATAAACGATACCTCCTTTTTATATTTGCGTGCACCTATTGAACGGGTTGCAGGTTATGATGTGCCGGTTCCATTCTTTGCACTGGAGGATTATTATCTGCCGAGTGCGGAACGAGTGCTGCAACAGATTGAAAAAGCGTTTCGTTTCTAG
- a CDS encoding ABC transporter ATP-binding protein — MLKMKDISITFNEGTPDEKKALKTVELEMKKGEFVTVIGSNGAGKSTLMNVVSGNLIPDIGEVSINGKNVVHLPEYKRSRYIGRVFQDPMAGTAPSMTIEENLAMAYARNKKRKLVPGVTKKRKEMFKETLFSLNLGLEDRLNARVGFLSGGERQALSLLMATFTEPNILLLDEHTAALDPSRAELITNLTDNVIKKFDLTTLMVTHNMQQALDLGDRLIMMDKGQIILDIAGAEKQKLVIEDLLKEFQRIRGEQFESDRAVLG, encoded by the coding sequence GTGCTTAAAATGAAGGATATTTCCATCACATTCAATGAAGGTACACCAGATGAAAAAAAGGCACTGAAAACTGTAGAACTGGAGATGAAGAAAGGTGAGTTTGTCACAGTAATCGGCAGCAATGGCGCAGGGAAATCGACCTTAATGAATGTAGTGAGCGGCAATTTGATCCCGGATATTGGCGAAGTGAGTATTAACGGCAAGAACGTTGTCCATCTGCCGGAATATAAACGGTCCAGGTATATCGGGCGTGTGTTTCAAGATCCAATGGCCGGCACAGCACCCTCAATGACCATCGAGGAAAATCTAGCAATGGCATATGCACGGAACAAAAAGCGAAAATTAGTGCCCGGAGTTACGAAAAAACGGAAGGAAATGTTCAAAGAAACCCTTTTCAGTCTCAATCTGGGTCTGGAGGATCGCCTAAATGCCCGGGTCGGCTTTTTGTCCGGAGGGGAGAGGCAGGCTCTATCCCTGTTAATGGCGACGTTTACCGAGCCGAATATTTTATTGCTTGATGAGCATACAGCGGCACTCGATCCCTCACGTGCAGAACTGATTACAAATCTGACTGATAATGTAATTAAAAAATTTGATTTGACGACGTTAATGGTAACGCACAATATGCAGCAGGCACTCGATTTGGGCGACCGGCTGATCATGATGGATAAAGGACAGATCATTCTTGATATAGCGGGAGCGGAAAAACAAAAGCTGGTCATCGAGGATCTGTTAAAAGAGTTTCAGCGTATACGCGGAGAACAATTTGAAAGTGACCGTGCTGTCCTTGGTTAG